In the Leptolyngbya sp. SIO1E4 genome, one interval contains:
- a CDS encoding response regulator transcription factor: protein MSGSESSNIHIHGTLSERELQIVELVAAGLTNQEISEQLEISKRTVDNHISNILTKTVTGNRVALVRWALQWGKVCINDVNCCTLPNVDDNGTNS from the coding sequence ATGTCAGGCAGCGAGTCCTCCAACATTCATATCCACGGCACCCTCTCAGAGAGAGAGTTACAGATTGTTGAGTTGGTTGCCGCTGGTCTGACCAACCAAGAAATTTCTGAACAGCTCGAAATTAGCAAGCGCACTGTGGATAATCACATCAGCAATATCCTGACAAAAACAGTCACGGGCAATCGGGTGGCTTTAGTCAGGTGGGCCTTACAGTGGGGCAAAGTGTGCATCAATGATGTAAACTGCTGCACGCTGCCGAATGTTGACGACAACGGGACAAACTCCTGA
- a CDS encoding DUF393 domain-containing protein, with protein MYTVIYDGTCNLCVTLVRLLEQLDQGHQFEYVPMQDDTRLAEWSITPEDCEQGMILLEQAHPEHRWQGSDAAEEIGRLLPMGHVFVNAYRSLPGIKSAGDSIYAFIRDNRYTLFGQRDRTYESSYPVCDSDQCSSFK; from the coding sequence ATGTACACAGTCATTTATGACGGCACCTGCAACCTGTGCGTTACCCTGGTGCGCCTGTTAGAGCAGCTAGACCAGGGTCATCAATTTGAATATGTGCCGATGCAGGATGACACCCGCCTGGCCGAATGGAGCATCACCCCTGAAGACTGCGAGCAAGGCATGATTCTGTTAGAGCAAGCCCATCCTGAGCATCGTTGGCAAGGCAGTGATGCTGCAGAAGAAATCGGCCGATTGCTGCCAATGGGGCACGTTTTTGTAAACGCCTACCGATCGCTGCCTGGCATCAAGTCCGCCGGAGACAGCATTTACGCCTTCATTCGCGACAACCGCTATACCCTCTTTGGCCAGCGCGATCGCACCTACGAATCGTCTTACCCCGTGTGCGACAGCGATCAGTGCTCATCTTTTAAGTAA
- the pstC gene encoding phosphate ABC transporter permease subunit PstC, translating into MSAEAPVNNRETLWQPSYQRAKTIQLVIKSISGFFAVISIATTAGIIGTLIFETMEFFREVPFWQFLTDTRWTPLFSSKQFGIFVLISATLLTSSIAILVAVPLGLLSAIFLSEYASLGVRKTLKPILEILAGVPSVVFGYFALLTVTPFLQGVFDFLRTSVMIPEWLSFLPFSVYYEPDYFLELPIPFLEGFNALSAGLVLGISITPLVASLSEDAIYSVPQSLRDGAYALGATKRETVIAVVLPAALSGIVASIILAISRAIGETMIVTLAAGQNPTLGFNPFVPVMTMTAYIVQVSLGDTAVGTLAYKTIFAVGMTLFCMTLILNIFSFWFVRRFRERYE; encoded by the coding sequence ATGTCCGCTGAAGCACCTGTCAATAACCGTGAAACGCTCTGGCAGCCTAGCTACCAGCGTGCGAAAACGATACAGCTAGTGATCAAGAGTATCTCTGGCTTTTTTGCAGTGATTTCGATTGCAACCACAGCGGGAATCATTGGAACCTTAATTTTCGAGACGATGGAGTTCTTTCGAGAGGTTCCGTTTTGGCAATTCCTGACAGATACCCGGTGGACGCCTTTATTTAGCAGTAAACAGTTTGGCATTTTTGTCCTGATCAGTGCCACGCTGCTGACGTCGTCGATCGCGATTTTGGTTGCGGTTCCTTTAGGATTGTTGTCGGCTATTTTTCTCAGTGAATATGCGTCTTTAGGCGTGCGCAAAACCCTGAAGCCGATTCTGGAGATTTTGGCCGGGGTGCCGTCTGTCGTCTTTGGTTATTTTGCGCTGCTAACGGTCACGCCGTTTTTGCAGGGAGTGTTTGACTTCCTCAGAACGTCGGTGATGATTCCAGAATGGCTGAGTTTCTTGCCCTTCTCGGTTTACTATGAGCCCGACTATTTTCTAGAGCTGCCCATTCCTTTTCTGGAAGGGTTCAATGCGTTGAGTGCGGGCTTGGTATTGGGCATTAGCATCACGCCATTGGTGGCATCCCTGAGTGAAGATGCGATTTATTCAGTGCCTCAGAGTTTGCGTGATGGGGCCTATGCCCTGGGGGCGACCAAGCGTGAGACGGTCATCGCCGTGGTCTTACCGGCGGCCCTGTCAGGCATTGTGGCGTCTATTATTCTGGCGATTTCCCGTGCGATTGGGGAGACGATGATTGTGACCCTGGCGGCTGGGCAAAACCCGACTCTGGGGTTCAATCCTTTTGTGCCGGTGATGACGATGACGGCCTACATTGTGCAGGTCAGCCTGGGAGATACGGCTGTAGGCACGCTGGCTTACAAAACCATTTTTGCGGTTGGGATGACGCTGTTCTGTATGACGCTAATCCTCAATATCTTTAGCTTTTGGTTTGTCCGTCGCTTTCGAGAGAGGTATGAGTAA
- the pstA gene encoding phosphate ABC transporter permease PstA codes for MTLKQVTDSTHSPASNPEPFRANLRRRYRIDQVFKVATCTATIIAIAVLTWLLLDVLIHGLPTLNWNFLTSFPSRRPEDAGIIAAIAGTAWVMVLVAIFSFPIGVGSGIFLEEFAEDSWFSRFIEINIGNLAGVPSIIYGLLGLAAFVQILGPLTGGRSVLSGALTLTLLILPIIIVATREALRAVPDSIRNAGYALGANRWQVIWSHALPAAFPGVLTGVILALSRAVGETAPLIAIGALTFVPFLPRNPREPFTVLPIQVYNWVSRPQREFHDIAASGIIVLLIVLLLMNSLAIILRNRFQKAR; via the coding sequence ATGACGCTGAAGCAGGTCACCGACTCAACCCACAGCCCTGCCTCAAACCCGGAGCCGTTTAGGGCCAACCTGCGCAGACGATACCGCATTGATCAGGTGTTCAAAGTGGCTACCTGCACGGCCACCATTATTGCGATCGCGGTGTTGACCTGGTTGCTCCTAGACGTCCTGATTCACGGCCTCCCCACCTTAAACTGGAATTTTTTGACCAGCTTTCCGTCTCGACGACCGGAGGATGCAGGCATTATCGCTGCGATCGCAGGCACGGCTTGGGTGATGGTGTTAGTGGCAATCTTTTCCTTTCCGATTGGGGTTGGCTCGGGCATCTTTCTCGAAGAGTTTGCTGAAGATAGCTGGTTTAGCCGCTTCATTGAGATTAATATTGGCAATCTTGCAGGCGTGCCTTCCATCATTTACGGCTTACTAGGGCTGGCGGCTTTTGTGCAGATTTTAGGGCCATTGACCGGGGGGCGCAGCGTTTTGTCGGGGGCGCTGACGTTAACCCTGTTAATTTTGCCTATCATCATCGTGGCCACCCGAGAGGCGTTGCGAGCAGTGCCTGATAGCATTCGCAATGCAGGGTATGCCCTGGGGGCAAATCGCTGGCAAGTTATCTGGAGCCATGCGTTACCGGCGGCTTTTCCAGGGGTGTTAACGGGGGTGATTTTGGCACTCTCTCGTGCCGTGGGGGAAACAGCGCCTCTGATCGCGATCGGAGCGTTGACTTTTGTGCCGTTTTTGCCCAGAAACCCCCGTGAGCCATTCACTGTGCTGCCTATTCAGGTTTATAACTGGGTCAGCCGTCCTCAAAGAGAGTTTCACGACATTGCTGCCTCTGGCATCATTGTTCTATTAATTGTTTTGCTTCTGATGAATTCCCTGGCCATTATTTTGCGAAATCGGTTCCAAAAAGCTCGCTAG